The nucleotide window CAGTCTTTTTTGCTCCTCATGCACCCCGGACTGAAGTCCGGGGTTGCTTTTCTCAACGTCTAAACATACAAAAGAAATGCTCTGAAGGATGCTTTGCCGGTCCGTTGTTCAAGACCCTCAACAATGAATGCCTTGTCAGGGCCGGATTCAGTTTTGAAAAGGTCAATTTTATCCTCCCAGAAAACTTCACGGAGATAGTTAATTTCCAGACGTTTTAATGTATGTTTTTCAAGGAAATCCCGTGAAAACACATCCATAATCCAGTCTGCATACCGGGTGTTGTTCACATGTAAATTCAGATCGATGTCACTGTATCCCACCTGTTTCCGGTACATCAACACAGGATATTCGGCCTCGGGTATTTTTCGGGGTATGACGGCTAAAGCATGCTTCCCCCGATTTTCCGGCATCCTGATGGGAAATTTTTCAGCCGGCTGCAGACGTTTCTGCTTAAAATCCAGCATTACCCATGATGAAGTGGCGCGGACCAGACAGTTTCCTTCCGTATCATTCATGAGAAAATCACGGATGAAAACAAAATCATCCTTTGCGCCGGCAAATTTCTTTTTCCTGTTCTCCGGCACCTTGGGCCAGGTAATCACTTCGACACCTTCATCATAGACAGGCATCCGCTCTATCTCGATATGAAACCGGGTTACGACCCAGAAAAGACCAAGCTTTTTCATATCCTCGTAACCCACCCCGAGAAGCACGGCATGCTTTACAGCCACATCCTGAAAATACTGGAGTAATGCAGAGGCTTTTAATTGTAGCCGATAATCTGTCTCGTGACTTTTTATCCGTGTATGCTGAGAATAAGAATCCTTCATAAAACCCTCCTATAAGATTGAAATATACAACGAAATCCCCAGAACTCCCTGGTAAAGAATCTTGGAAACATCATGGTTTTTATTTAATTTTATGAACGTTTGTTCGTTACAACAAAAGAAAGGAGTTGTATGAAACGCATTGCCATTCCCCTCAAGGATACAAAACTGTCTCCCCATTTTGGACATTGCGAATTCTTCGGGATTTACGAGGTTGAAGAGGGAGAAATCAAAGATATAAAGCATCTTGCCCCTCCTGCCCATCAGCCCGGTGTGTATCCCCGATGGCTGGCATCCCTCCGGGTGACGGATATCATTGCCGGGGGCATGGGACAGAAAGCCAAGGATCTTTTTGAATCCAACGGTATCAACACCCATATCGGTGTTCCGGACTGGCAACCGGAAGAACTTGCCAAAGCTTTAGACGAAGGAATTTTGCCAACAGGTGATAATACCTGTGATCATACATAAAAGGAGTTATATTATGGAAAAAACAGATGTGTTAGTTATTGGTGGAAGTGCTGCGGGAGTCGTCGCAGCTGCAACAGGCAAATTTTTTCATCCCGATAAGGATGTCCTCATGGTCCGAAAGGAAAAAACGGCCATGATCCCCTGCGGTATTCCTTACATATTCAGCACTGTAGGCAGCACGGAAAAAAATATCTTCCCTCCTGCCATGGCGGAAAATGCCGGTGTTCGAATCAAGTATGATGAAGTGGTAAGCGTAAACAAGGACGAGAAAACGGCACGCACAGCAGACGGGACAATAATTCAGTTTGATAAACTGATTTTTGCCACGGGTTCACTGCCCAAAAAACCCCGGAATCTGCCCGGTGTGGACTTAGAAGGGGTTTTCACCATTCCAAAAAACAAGGAATATCTTGACAATATTCAGCAATTTTTGAAAGATAAAAAAAAGGTGATCGTTGTGGGTGGAGGATTCATCGGTGTGGAAGTATCCGATGAGCTGAATAAATCCGGTCTGGATGTGACCCTGGTTGAAATTCTGCCAAGTATTTTGAATCTGGCCTTTGACAAGGAGCTTGCAGCCCGGGCTGAAGAGTTGCTGAAAGAACAGGGTGTGAAAGTCATCACCGGAACAGGTGTTAATGAAATCGTCGGCGATGGAAAAAAAGTGACGGGGGTTCAATTAACGGACGGGACTTCCCTGGAGGCAGACGCTGTCATTCTCTCCGTGGGATACATTCCCAACACAACTCTTGCCGGGGCGGCAGGGCTGAAGCTGAATGGTCAGGGATTTATAGTGGTGGATGAATATATGCGCACACCCGCGCCTGATATCATGGCAGTCGGAGACTGTGCCGAGAAGAGAGATTTTATTACCCGTAAAACAACAGGCATCATGCTTGCATCCACAGCCTGTGCCGAGGGACGGATTGCCGGCATGAATCTTTACAAACTTTCAGCCTTGAAAACATTCAGCGGAACCATTGCTATTTATTCAACGGCTTTGAGTGATCACGGTTTTGGAACCGCCGGACTGACAGAAGCTCAGGCAATCGCTGAAGGGTTTGATGTGGTATCCGGGACATTTGAGGCACCGGACCGCCATCCGGGTTGTCTTCCGGGAATGCATAAACAGTTGGTGAAACTTATTGTCGCCAAAGATTCGGGAGTTGTTATCGGGGGAGAAGTCATCGGTGGCCCCAGTGCAGGTGAACTGACCAATATTCTGGGTTTCATTATCCAGAACAAGATGAATCTGAATGCCGTTCTGACGGCTCAAATCGGCACACAGCCCATGCTCACAGCTTCTCCGGCCGTCTACCCATTAACTAAGGCGGCAGAGAATGCCATGAAAAAAATAATGAACCTTTAATTCAACCCCTATACACAACCAAAAGGCGTTGAATATATTCAGCGCCTTTTTTATTCCACTGATTTTTTTTAGGATGAATATTGTGTAACTTTAAAAAATGAGATCCGGGAGTTCTTATGGAAAAATTCATCCGTTCTGTGAATGTAGGAAAATCCATTGTCTATTTTGGTATTTTCGGGATTCTTTTATGGATTTTTACCTGGTTTGGCATCCCCCTGTTGCAGAAATACAGCGGCCTGGAAACCGTATATTGCTGGTTCATCCTTGGCGGCATCGGCGTGTTTCTCCCCATGCTTATCACGGCCGTGATTAAAACACGGCGGGACGGCTTTAAAGATTCGGCCAATGAATTCTATAACCGTCTTCGGCTGACGGGTTTCCGGTCCGGAGATATATTATGGATTTTATTCGGTACTCTTATTTCCGGCGCCGGAACGGTACTGATCCTGGAAGGGATGTCCCGGGTTGGACTTCCCCTCACCCTTGAACCTCCCTTTTTGAATTTTACAGGATTTCCGGAAGGAAAAACCTGGTATTTGGCTTTTTGGATTCCCTTTTTTCTATTGAATATCTTTGGTGAAGAGCTTTTATGGAGGGGATATCTTTTACCACGTCAGGTAACAGCCTTTGGCAAATCCGGCTGGATTCTGAATGCAGGACTATGGTTCTTTTTCCATGCTGCCTTCGGATTTGATTTAATGATCCTGTTGCTGCCAATCTTTATCATCGTACCCTGGTTCACTTATATCCGTAAAAACACCTGGGTAGGCATTGCCATACATGGTATGATAAACGGCCTGGCATTTATTGCCCTGTCACTGAATTGGATTTGAACTGCGGGTTACAATCAACAAAGCGTTGGTTACAGAACGTTCCCCGGTTGCATCGGATGGTTTATTCACAATTTTTTCCTTCACCACCATAGTTGTGGACCCCCCGCCATCCAGATTCAGAGCCTGATAAGCACCAAGATTCTTCAGATATTTCGCCAGCTCATCCAGGGACATCCCCACGCTGTGCCGGGGCTGGCGTCCGTCTACCGTCATCAGATATAAGGTATCTTTTGTTTTATCAAAAGCAACAGCCGTTCTGGGATGGCGTGTCGTCCGGAATTCTTCATACAAGTTTTCTTCCATGTGCTCAATGGAAATTTCACCATCCCTGATGATGCGGGGGATTCCTCCCACCAGGGTGTATACCGGCTCGTTCACCGGCAGAAGCCTGAGCATCAGGTTCAACGTATCCCCCTTTTCAATATGCCTGTCTGCAAACCGTTTGGCTTTCCCATGGGCAGATAACACCATACCATCTTCCGGTATCATGGTGGGTTTCTGCAAGGGCCCTAATAAACCCGATTTTTCAGTCACAACGACCTGAAACCAGTCATTGACGGCATATCCGTCAAGGCATCGGGTTGAAATTTCGGTCCCCCACCGGTTTGCCGGAGATTCTGTTCCCACAAAGGGGGTAAACATTACCAAATTATCCTTATTTCGGGCACCGTTTACATAACTGATTTCGTAACGGATATTCTCCGGCGTTAGCAGGAAGGCATCCAGCTTCACGATTTGAATAAAAGGTTCTTTTGTATTCGTAATGCCAAAGACAGACCGGATGGTCGGATTTTTAATCAATTCTCCCTGAATTACCTGAGCTCCGACGGGCATTCCGTCACCCTGAAAAAAGTCGGCATTAACTGCTGCCACGACATTCCCGTCGAAGCGTGAAACCATAGAGGATGTTTTTTCCAGAGCCCGGAGCTGATTGCCTGCTTTAATAGTCTCCACAGTGACAGAGGGAGTTGAAAGGCAAACAGTCACAACGTGGATATCCCACGGGACCGATTCCTGGTGGTCGTGATAATACCAAACGCCCGGTGCTATGAGTTCACCTTTTGGTGCCCCTGACAGGCAGACAGCAAAAACAGAAAAACTTAAAACAAGGAAAAGAAATTTTTTTAAATACATTACGTATACTCCGGCGATCTCTTTAAATATACGAACAGGATCAGGAAAAATAAAAGAATAACCCTTTTCAATCCGATCAGAAATACAAAGATTTCAAAATACTATCACCTGAAGCTTTCAGAGCAATAAATCTGTTCTGAAAGTGAACAAGGACCGGATAGCCGGTCCTTGCTCTGGGGTTGGGGGAATGGGAAAAGTCTCAGTTCTTTTCTCTTTTTACATACGTTGTATGTAAAAGTTCATGAGACTTATGTCCTAAGGGCTCTTTCAGAAAATTCTCATAAACCGCGATGATTTCCGGGTTTTCATGTGATTTCCGATATTGCATTTTTTCATCTTCATCATAAATGGCATTTGCCCGTTTCATTCGGATCTCATCGGTTGTGGGGATGGGTTGTCCCCCTCCTCCGACACATCCGCCGGGACACGCCATGATTTCGATGAAATGGTAGGGTGATTCACCTCTTTCAAGTTGTTTCATAATCTTTCTTGCATTAGCCAAACCGTGACCAATGGCTACCCGCAGCTCAACACCTTCCAGGAACTTATACTTTTCAAGGGTTCCTTCGATTTTCAGTGTGGCTTCTTTCACCCCGGCCAAGCCCCGAACAGGTTTAACATTCAGGTTTTCAAAGGGGATTTCCCGACCCGTAACCAATTCATAAGCTGTACGCAGTGCTGCTTCCATCACACCGCCGGTTGCTCCAAAAATGGCACCGGCACCTGTGGATGTACCCAAAATGGAATCATAGTCTCCATCTTCCAACTTGGTAAAATCTATACCTGCCTGTCGTATCATAAGCCCCAGTTCGCGTGTTGTCAAAACATAATCCACATCCCTGAGGCCGCTGGCCATCATCTCCGGCCGGGCCGCTTCAAATTTCTTGGCCGTACAGGGCATGATGGATACAACAACCATGTCTTTAGGATCAACTCCGATTTTTTCAGCATAATAGGTCTTTGCC belongs to Candidatus Neomarinimicrobiota bacterium and includes:
- a CDS encoding FAD-dependent oxidoreductase; this translates as MMEKTDVLVIGGSAAGVVAAATGKFFHPDKDVLMVRKEKTAMIPCGIPYIFSTVGSTEKNIFPPAMAENAGVRIKYDEVVSVNKDEKTARTADGTIIQFDKLIFATGSLPKKPRNLPGVDLEGVFTIPKNKEYLDNIQQFLKDKKKVIVVGGGFIGVEVSDELNKSGLDVTLVEILPSILNLAFDKELAARAEELLKEQGVKVITGTGVNEIVGDGKKVTGVQLTDGTSLEADAVILSVGYIPNTTLAGAAGLKLNGQGFIVVDEYMRTPAPDIMAVGDCAEKRDFITRKTTGIMLASTACAEGRIAGMNLYKLSALKTFSGTIAIYSTALSDHGFGTAGLTEAQAIAEGFDVVSGTFEAPDRHPGCLPGMHKQLVKLIVAKDSGVVIGGEVIGGPSAGELTNILGFIIQNKMNLNAVLTAQIGTQPMLTASPAVYPLTKAAENAMKKIMNL
- a CDS encoding CPBP family intramembrane metalloprotease gives rise to the protein MEKFIRSVNVGKSIVYFGIFGILLWIFTWFGIPLLQKYSGLETVYCWFILGGIGVFLPMLITAVIKTRRDGFKDSANEFYNRLRLTGFRSGDILWILFGTLISGAGTVLILEGMSRVGLPLTLEPPFLNFTGFPEGKTWYLAFWIPFFLLNIFGEELLWRGYLLPRQVTAFGKSGWILNAGLWFFFHAAFGFDLMILLLPIFIIVPWFTYIRKNTWVGIAIHGMINGLAFIALSLNWI
- a CDS encoding phosphodiester glycosidase family protein; translated protein: MYLKKFLFLVLSFSVFAVCLSGAPKGELIAPGVWYYHDHQESVPWDIHVVTVCLSTPSVTVETIKAGNQLRALEKTSSMVSRFDGNVVAAVNADFFQGDGMPVGAQVIQGELIKNPTIRSVFGITNTKEPFIQIVKLDAFLLTPENIRYEISYVNGARNKDNLVMFTPFVGTESPANRWGTEISTRCLDGYAVNDWFQVVVTEKSGLLGPLQKPTMIPEDGMVLSAHGKAKRFADRHIEKGDTLNLMLRLLPVNEPVYTLVGGIPRIIRDGEISIEHMEENLYEEFRTTRHPRTAVAFDKTKDTLYLMTVDGRQPRHSVGMSLDELAKYLKNLGAYQALNLDGGGSTTMVVKEKIVNKPSDATGERSVTNALLIVTRSSNPIQ
- a CDS encoding ATPase gives rise to the protein MKRIAIPLKDTKLSPHFGHCEFFGIYEVEEGEIKDIKHLAPPAHQPGVYPRWLASLRVTDIIAGGMGQKAKDLFESNGINTHIGVPDWQPEELAKALDEGILPTGDNTCDHT